One window of Macrococcus sp. 19Msa1099 genomic DNA carries:
- a CDS encoding MarR family transcriptional regulator, with the protein MSENFRLDKQLCFNLYNAHRQVNRYYSNKVFKKYNITYPQYLVLSILWDESPVNVKKLVTELSLDTGTISPLLKRMEANNLIVRTRSELDQREVFISLTDKSIAMKDDLYQVTEIINEVSQFTEEERKCYSTLLNKLINNLSND; encoded by the coding sequence ATGTCAGAAAACTTCAGATTAGATAAACAGCTGTGCTTCAATCTATATAATGCACACCGCCAAGTAAATAGATATTATTCGAATAAAGTTTTCAAGAAATATAATATCACTTATCCCCAGTATCTTGTACTCTCAATTTTATGGGATGAGTCTCCAGTAAATGTTAAGAAGCTCGTTACCGAATTGTCATTAGATACCGGGACAATTTCACCACTCCTAAAACGTATGGAAGCTAACAACTTAATTGTTCGTACACGTTCAGAACTAGACCAAAGAGAAGTGTTCATCTCTTTAACAGATAAAAGTATTGCAATGAAGGATGATTTATATCAAGTGACTGAAATCATCAATGAAGTCTCTCAATTCACGGAGGAAGAGAGAAAATGCTATAGTACACTCCTGAACAAACTTATTAATAATCTGTCAAACGATTAA
- a CDS encoding ATP-binding cassette domain-containing protein: protein MMRWMNEWVSKSIILSIVIGLLGALTSIGMFSLSGLMLSKSVLNVPLYTLIVLVATIKLFGVVRAICKYFERLISHDATFEMLKDIRVRTVGILLENFEHIQSDYKLSDVLNRTVNNIEKLQNKLLRVIYPPIIALLTTLTVILVYIQYSMYAVIVIAIAMMIMIIVLPNIFARQLEVVVHNKYESTAQYENKLMDYQLHYETIQIFDENHRFEQQLNKLQDRMESSIAKENKIITLYDFLLNAISMAAIFSTITVMIVDPSLNVMMYLSLVMVTITLFEMSIPMVHYPYHKAESNRAEEEISELTYNDVEKINLPFEALELCDVSVKKKKLILDTINLKMTKGQKIGIAGRSGSGKTTLAHTILGLNQIEGNYMLNGNSIQLPVDLLSMWNVATQDTHFIEGTISDNMFLSVADKELEELLLHFNLPFKAQSTVEAFGSNLSGGEKKRLHFIRMILRNKPLWLMDEPFNGVDNENIEIMMSYLKRNQITLILISHDTELLKTMDEILVMDAGKIVERGTFQQLYKNKTTLFNALSEG from the coding sequence ATGATGAGATGGATGAATGAGTGGGTCAGTAAATCGATTATTTTATCAATTGTTATCGGTTTATTAGGAGCACTTACATCAATCGGAATGTTTAGTTTAAGTGGTCTCATGTTATCGAAGAGCGTATTGAATGTGCCGCTATATACTTTAATTGTCCTTGTCGCAACAATTAAATTGTTCGGTGTCGTACGCGCAATATGCAAATATTTTGAGCGTCTTATCTCTCATGACGCAACGTTTGAGATGCTTAAAGATATCAGGGTTAGGACTGTAGGTATACTGCTTGAAAATTTTGAGCATATACAGTCAGATTACAAATTGTCTGATGTGCTGAACCGTACTGTCAATAATATTGAAAAACTTCAGAATAAATTGTTGAGAGTGATCTATCCACCGATTATCGCACTATTAACAACATTAACTGTAATACTTGTATATATTCAGTATAGTATGTATGCCGTAATTGTGATTGCAATTGCCATGATGATAATGATTATTGTACTTCCTAATATATTCGCAAGACAGCTGGAAGTGGTTGTCCATAATAAATATGAATCGACTGCACAATATGAAAATAAGCTCATGGATTATCAGCTGCATTATGAGACAATTCAAATCTTTGATGAAAACCACCGTTTTGAGCAGCAGTTAAATAAACTGCAAGATCGTATGGAATCGAGCATAGCGAAAGAAAATAAAATTATTACTTTGTATGATTTTCTGTTGAATGCGATATCTATGGCAGCAATATTCTCAACGATTACTGTCATGATTGTTGATCCTTCACTAAATGTGATGATGTACTTAAGTCTTGTGATGGTAACCATTACATTATTTGAAATGAGCATACCGATGGTGCATTATCCCTACCACAAAGCGGAATCGAATCGCGCAGAAGAAGAGATTTCTGAACTAACATATAATGATGTAGAAAAAATCAACCTCCCGTTTGAAGCGTTAGAATTGTGTGATGTATCTGTTAAGAAAAAAAAATTGATTCTAGATACAATCAATCTGAAGATGACAAAAGGTCAAAAGATAGGGATTGCTGGTCGTAGCGGTTCTGGGAAAACGACTTTGGCGCATACGATACTGGGCTTAAATCAGATAGAAGGAAATTATATGTTAAATGGAAATTCTATACAATTACCTGTCGATCTGCTGTCAATGTGGAATGTCGCGACACAGGATACGCATTTTATCGAAGGAACAATCTCTGATAATATGTTTTTATCTGTTGCAGATAAGGAATTAGAAGAACTGCTTCTTCATTTTAACTTGCCCTTTAAAGCCCAAAGTACCGTAGAAGCTTTCGGAAGTAATCTATCTGGAGGCGAAAAGAAACGACTACATTTTATAAGGATGATATTAAGAAATAAACCGTTATGGTTAATGGATGAACCATTTAATGGCGTAGATAACGAAAACATTGAAATTATGATGTCATACTTAAAACGAAATCAAATTACACTGATACTCATAAGTCATGATACTGAATTATTGAAAACGATGGATGAAATCTTAGTGATGGATGCAGGTAAGATTGTAGAAAGAGGAACATTTCAACAATTGTACAAAAATAAAACGACATTGTTTAATGCACTTTCAGAGGGGTAA
- a CDS encoding MarR family transcriptional regulator yields MNKDTLDYQLYLVQREIIKKYNRELLKSYSLSYQHYLVLMVLDEHNVLPVLQLGERLAFQSGTITPIVKKMEANGLVERRRMSSDERVVEVILTEKAKKLIEPLKDIPLNMYMSSDLSVEEYQLLIKLSKKLSDNMTY; encoded by the coding sequence ATGAACAAAGATACTCTTGACTATCAACTATATCTTGTCCAAAGAGAAATCATCAAGAAGTATAATAGAGAATTGCTTAAATCCTATTCTTTAAGCTATCAGCATTACCTCGTATTAATGGTTCTGGATGAACATAACGTACTCCCAGTATTACAGCTCGGAGAACGGTTAGCATTTCAATCTGGTACAATTACGCCAATCGTTAAGAAGATGGAAGCGAATGGTCTTGTCGAAAGAAGAAGAATGTCTTCGGATGAACGTGTAGTTGAAGTAATATTAACAGAGAAAGCTAAGAAGTTGATTGAACCTCTTAAAGACATACCACTCAATATGTATATGAGCAGTGATCTCTCGGTCGAAGAATATCAACTACTTATAAAACTTTCAAAGAAACTTTCAGACAATATGACTTATTAA
- a CDS encoding ABC transporter transmembrane domain-containing protein: MKFLTKLSFNYRWAHVIFFILSILLSVIIVLQSIQISKVVDAVLYQHKIDFTFVLFTIFIILISRSSVQMGLKVTGNTLSIKVKHQLRAFLSKKKDDAGTVMNNIQQGIEGIHPFFSDYLPQVYRSTFIPCSILVFLCFFHYQTALIMLITAPFIPIFYIIIGINTEKEATRQMLSLNRFSNYFLNVMKGIMTIKTFDYEEKALKQTAQYSERYKEHTMKILKTAFLSTLMLEFISMLSIGIIALEIGLSLLVFHSVSFYTSVVVLMLAPEFYNALKDLGLAFHTGKTAAGYGEILSEQMTESVPQVEYITEDIIRFTNVKTHYDNSEFTLDIPELDLPLDHYTIAGASGSGKSTFAKLLCNRVPFEGQMSLSNKLQNEVVYLSQFDAILSDSVINNITMFNDYNFEQVVALAKKFRLHERFTRMPDGYDTVIGPEGEQLSGGETRRLSLMRVFLYPKKLIILDEPTAMLDKESRDIILGAIEELKAHSYIMMIAHHEETVKQSKRLVYVQNGRITRVSNEEMRLNNDEMDE, encoded by the coding sequence GTGAAATTTTTAACAAAATTATCTTTTAACTATAGATGGGCCCACGTTATATTTTTTATATTAAGTATATTATTGAGTGTTATTATTGTATTGCAAAGTATACAAATTAGTAAGGTGGTTGATGCGGTACTTTATCAGCATAAGATAGATTTTACTTTTGTTCTGTTTACGATTTTTATCATTTTAATATCTAGAAGTAGTGTACAGATGGGACTGAAGGTAACTGGAAACACGCTCAGTATTAAGGTGAAACATCAACTCAGAGCGTTTTTAAGCAAGAAAAAAGATGATGCAGGCACTGTTATGAATAACATACAGCAAGGTATAGAGGGGATTCATCCATTCTTCAGTGACTATTTGCCACAAGTGTATCGTTCTACGTTTATTCCATGTTCAATTCTGGTATTTTTATGTTTCTTTCATTATCAGACTGCACTAATTATGTTAATTACAGCACCTTTTATTCCTATATTCTATATTATTATAGGTATTAATACTGAAAAAGAAGCGACACGTCAAATGCTGAGTCTCAATAGGTTCTCAAACTACTTTCTAAATGTTATGAAAGGTATAATGACGATTAAAACATTTGATTATGAAGAAAAAGCGCTGAAGCAAACAGCACAATATTCAGAACGTTACAAAGAACATACGATGAAAATTTTGAAGACAGCGTTTCTTTCTACCTTAATGCTGGAATTTATCTCGATGCTATCAATTGGTATCATTGCTTTAGAAATTGGACTGTCACTGCTAGTGTTTCATAGTGTAAGTTTTTATACGTCAGTCGTAGTGCTGATGCTTGCGCCGGAATTTTATAATGCGCTCAAGGATCTTGGTCTAGCATTTCATACAGGTAAAACAGCAGCGGGTTATGGAGAAATATTGAGTGAGCAAATGACAGAATCCGTGCCGCAAGTGGAGTATATCACTGAAGACATTATTCGTTTTACAAACGTTAAGACGCATTATGACAATAGTGAGTTTACTCTTGACATTCCAGAGCTTGATTTACCGCTTGATCATTATACGATCGCTGGTGCGAGTGGTTCTGGCAAATCAACATTCGCGAAATTACTGTGTAATAGGGTTCCTTTTGAAGGACAGATGTCGTTAAGTAATAAGTTACAGAATGAAGTTGTCTATTTATCTCAGTTTGATGCAATTCTTTCTGATAGTGTGATCAACAATATCACGATGTTCAATGATTACAACTTTGAACAAGTCGTGGCACTAGCGAAAAAATTTAGGCTTCATGAGCGATTTACAAGGATGCCTGATGGTTATGACACAGTTATTGGACCAGAAGGTGAACAGCTTTCTGGAGGAGAAACGAGAAGACTATCATTAATGCGTGTATTTTTGTATCCGAAAAAGCTGATTATTCTTGACGAACCAACGGCAATGCTGGATAAAGAAAGTCGAGATATCATACTCGGGGCAATTGAAGAATTAAAAGCGCATAGTTATATCATGATGATTGCCCATCATGAAGAAACGGTGAAGCAAAGTAAGCGACTGGTATACGTCCAGAATGGTCGTATTACACGTGTTTCAAATGAAGAAATGAGGTTGAATAATGATGAGATGGATGAATGA
- a CDS encoding DeoR/GlpR family DNA-binding transcription regulator encodes MLTIERHNTILRLLEIHEIVTLQMLIDETHCSESTIRRDLSTLESEGQLIRIHGGAKKVTEKHRDVALSVKSTKKTKEKEEIAKIAAAQVRNNDCIYLDAGSSTLMMIPYLDQAHITIVTNGLTHVPPLVEKGYEVYMIGGYIKPDTHASIGVQAIESLRQFRFDKVFMGANGVHLTQGITTPDIEEAYIKRKAIEKAEQIYFLVDDSKFDEVTFAKVSDLQEGRTMLITNRENDLQHKYGKYLI; translated from the coding sequence ATGCTGACGATTGAAAGACACAATACGATATTAAGACTTTTAGAGATACATGAGATTGTTACGCTTCAAATGCTTATTGATGAGACGCATTGCAGTGAGTCTACAATAAGAAGAGATCTCTCTACATTAGAAAGTGAAGGTCAGCTGATTCGCATTCATGGAGGCGCAAAAAAGGTGACCGAAAAACATAGAGATGTCGCGCTGTCTGTGAAGTCTACGAAGAAAACGAAGGAAAAAGAGGAAATCGCAAAAATTGCTGCAGCACAAGTGCGGAATAATGACTGTATCTACCTGGATGCAGGCAGCAGCACATTGATGATGATTCCTTATCTGGATCAAGCACATATTACCATTGTAACGAACGGCCTGACACATGTGCCGCCACTTGTTGAGAAAGGTTATGAAGTTTATATGATTGGCGGTTATATTAAACCAGATACGCATGCAAGTATTGGTGTACAGGCGATAGAAAGTTTAAGGCAATTTCGCTTTGATAAAGTATTCATGGGTGCAAACGGTGTGCATTTGACACAAGGTATAACGACGCCCGATATCGAAGAAGCCTATATTAAGCGAAAAGCGATTGAAAAAGCTGAACAGATTTACTTTTTAGTTGATGACAGCAAGTTTGATGAAGTGACATTTGCGAAAGTGTCAGACTTACAAGAAGGCAGAACGATGTTAATTACGAATCGTGAGAATGACCTTCAGCACAAATATGGTAAATATTTAATATAG
- the pfkB gene encoding 1-phosphofructokinase codes for MIYTITLNPSIDYVMFTDGFEAGALNRAHTTYKFAGGKGINVSRVLKSLNTESTVLGFLGGFPGQFIEDKLKASDIQVDCVQVESDTRINVKLKGANETEINAPGPDINEENIQQLMNKLKALTSEDTVVIAGSIPSSMPADIYAQIAELCHEQQIKFVVDAEKALLNSVLPYKPVFIKPNIVELEEMFNTTLTTDDAIYEAAKRLLHKGAQMVFVSMGGDGAMLVTEERCLKATVPKGQVVNTVGSGDSTVAGMVAGLTNGLSLTSAFRQAIACGTATAFTEDLATNEEIQEIINQIQIEEL; via the coding sequence ATGATTTATACAATAACATTGAATCCATCTATCGATTATGTGATGTTTACGGATGGATTTGAAGCAGGCGCATTAAACCGTGCACATACGACTTATAAGTTTGCAGGTGGTAAAGGTATCAATGTTTCAAGAGTACTTAAGTCGCTGAACACAGAGTCCACCGTACTCGGTTTTCTAGGGGGATTTCCCGGGCAATTTATCGAGGATAAGTTGAAGGCGAGCGATATCCAGGTGGATTGTGTTCAAGTAGAGAGTGATACAAGGATCAATGTGAAATTGAAAGGCGCAAATGAAACAGAAATTAACGCACCAGGTCCTGATATTAATGAAGAAAATATTCAACAGCTAATGAACAAGCTTAAGGCGTTAACATCTGAAGACACTGTCGTAATTGCAGGTAGTATTCCTTCTTCGATGCCAGCTGATATTTATGCACAGATTGCAGAGCTTTGCCATGAACAACAGATTAAATTTGTTGTTGATGCAGAAAAAGCTTTATTAAACTCAGTGTTACCTTATAAACCAGTGTTTATTAAGCCAAATATTGTGGAATTAGAAGAAATGTTTAATACAACGTTGACAACAGATGATGCAATTTATGAAGCAGCGAAACGGTTATTGCATAAAGGTGCGCAGATGGTATTTGTTTCTATGGGTGGAGATGGTGCGATGTTAGTCACTGAAGAGCGATGCTTGAAGGCAACGGTACCGAAAGGACAAGTTGTAAATACTGTCGGCTCAGGAGATTCGACAGTAGCAGGTATGGTTGCCGGATTAACGAACGGATTATCATTAACGTCTGCATTTAGACAAGCGATTGCTTGTGGTACAGCGACAGCATTTACAGAAGACTTAGCAACGAATGAAGAAATTCAAGAGATAATAAACCAAATACAAATTGAAGAGCTTTAA
- a CDS encoding DUF188 domain-containing protein yields MNDTENRWPKKLADVNYRIIIDADSSPVIDETVHIAAKYHIEVILVKDYAHHSSKIYGPDVSSIYVDTASDSADYKILSLVDKDDIVITGDYGLASIVINKALVMHHTGFIYTKSNLDALLITRFINHESRKMNKRIKGPAKFTTSDRTKFKTTLEQIITSPNY; encoded by the coding sequence TTGAACGACACAGAAAACAGATGGCCGAAAAAATTGGCAGACGTTAACTACAGAATCATCATCGATGCCGATAGCTCTCCTGTGATTGATGAAACAGTACACATTGCTGCAAAATATCACATTGAAGTGATTCTTGTAAAAGACTATGCACATCATTCATCAAAAATATATGGTCCAGATGTCAGTTCGATATATGTTGATACTGCCAGCGATAGTGCGGACTACAAAATATTATCTCTTGTCGACAAAGATGACATTGTCATAACTGGTGATTATGGATTAGCAAGTATTGTCATCAATAAAGCGCTTGTCATGCATCATACTGGATTTATATATACCAAATCCAACCTTGATGCATTGCTGATCACACGATTTATCAACCATGAATCCAGAAAGATGAACAAGCGAATAAAAGGTCCTGCCAAATTTACTACTTCTGACAGAACGAAATTCAAAACAACGCTTGAACAAATAATAACGTCCCCGAATTATTAA
- a CDS encoding GTP-binding protein — protein sequence MKIIILSGFLGSGKTSLLLNILKHNKENNDSNIAILMNELGGFNVDSKIIGEETPYNELLNGCICCDLKHDVAVQISDLYHRHHPDYVIIEATGVAHPVEIYDACTDPVLTPIADVYNITTIVDAKRFLERNKYTESTRRLMEEQVKYADIVIVNKVDMIEDDERIEVTHQLLNINARATMTETSYSKIEFNLLEQKGNEQHAHVHMHHGISSVVYTFDGPVDSRAFVSWLMQLPDSVLRVKGFIKFRENKEQTVLFQYAYGIPQYEEEAMNLPLKLVVIGEGLDKHKIMDQLDQLQFS from the coding sequence ATGAAAATCATTATTCTTAGTGGGTTTTTAGGGAGTGGTAAGACAAGTTTATTACTCAATATATTAAAACATAATAAAGAAAACAACGATTCCAATATCGCAATATTAATGAACGAACTTGGTGGTTTTAATGTTGACTCTAAAATCATTGGAGAAGAAACGCCATATAACGAATTATTGAATGGCTGTATCTGCTGTGATTTGAAGCATGATGTCGCTGTGCAGATAAGCGATCTCTATCATCGACATCATCCGGACTATGTCATTATCGAGGCGACTGGTGTAGCACATCCTGTAGAGATTTATGATGCATGCACAGATCCAGTGCTTACACCGATTGCCGATGTATATAATATTACTACGATAGTAGATGCTAAGCGTTTTCTAGAAAGAAATAAATATACGGAATCTACAAGAAGACTGATGGAAGAACAGGTAAAATATGCTGATATTGTGATTGTAAATAAGGTGGATATGATAGAGGATGATGAACGTATAGAGGTAACACATCAGCTATTAAACATCAACGCACGTGCCACAATGACAGAAACATCATATAGCAAGATTGAATTCAACCTTTTAGAGCAAAAAGGGAATGAACAGCATGCGCATGTGCATATGCACCATGGAATATCATCTGTTGTGTATACGTTTGATGGACCGGTTGATTCACGTGCGTTCGTAAGTTGGTTGATGCAGTTACCGGACAGTGTTTTGCGTGTAAAAGGATTTATTAAGTTTAGAGAGAACAAAGAACAGACTGTACTGTTTCAGTATGCCTATGGAATTCCTCAATATGAAGAAGAGGCAATGAACCTACCACTTAAACTGGTCGTTATTGGTGAAGGACTGGATAAGCACAAAATTATGGATCAATTAGATCAACTGCAATTTAGTTAA
- a CDS encoding DegV family protein, whose translation MKVAWITDTASGYKIGAHQDIFVVPMGVILNDKHYQDQAELSVEEFYSLLQEYGDGAKTTQPNFQALHEIYEHIEKLGYTHVIAIHPSSELTGSFQNSVKASQESSLISAVIDSRIGSYPMKAMINKGMSLFEEGYSFEEVVDKLTSYTEDTVLFLQPKNLSQMKKSGRVSKTQSFMAGLLNIQLILQFEEGKIYPIEKVRTKKKVIALMKKCVDEALKTAQPKEICVVYAGDRSEADIYIEWLKEKYPDIHITNELLVPVAGVHLGYGTVGIGWINA comes from the coding sequence TTGAAAGTCGCATGGATTACAGATACTGCATCAGGATATAAGATTGGTGCTCATCAAGATATATTCGTCGTGCCAATGGGTGTGATATTAAATGATAAGCATTACCAGGATCAAGCAGAATTATCAGTGGAGGAATTCTACTCTTTACTTCAGGAATATGGAGATGGAGCGAAAACAACGCAACCTAATTTTCAGGCACTGCATGAAATTTATGAACATATTGAAAAGCTCGGTTATACGCATGTTATTGCGATACATCCTTCAAGCGAACTCACGGGATCGTTCCAGAATTCGGTGAAAGCAAGTCAAGAATCTTCACTAATCAGTGCAGTTATTGATTCAAGAATCGGTAGTTATCCGATGAAAGCAATGATTAATAAAGGGATGTCTTTATTTGAAGAAGGGTATTCTTTTGAAGAGGTCGTTGATAAGTTAACGTCTTATACAGAGGATACAGTCCTATTCTTACAACCGAAAAACTTAAGCCAGATGAAAAAAAGCGGACGTGTCTCTAAGACACAGAGCTTTATGGCAGGATTATTAAATATTCAGCTGATTCTTCAGTTTGAAGAAGGTAAAATCTACCCTATAGAAAAGGTGAGAACCAAGAAGAAAGTCATCGCGTTGATGAAAAAGTGTGTTGATGAGGCACTTAAAACTGCACAACCGAAAGAAATCTGTGTGGTTTACGCAGGTGATAGAAGCGAAGCAGATATTTATATCGAATGGTTAAAAGAAAAATACCCAGATATTCATATTACCAATGAATTACTTGTCCCAGTTGCTGGTGTTCATCTAGGTTATGGCACGGTAGGAATAGGCTGGATCAATGCATAG
- a CDS encoding undecaprenyl-diphosphate phosphatase produces MTFFELVKALILGIVEGLTEFAPVSSTGHQILVDDMWLQTKYVLNSQESANTFKIVIQLGSIFAAAWIFRHRFLEVLHIEKTKTEGPRLNLLHIFIGLIPAGIMGLLFDDFIDKHLFSVPTVLIGLALGALLMIAADLFNKKVTHTTTVDEMTYKQALIIGVAQCLALWPGFSRSGSTISAGVLLKMNHKAASDFTFIMAVPIMFAASAKSLASNIQYIHSDQILFYIVGFIAAFIFGVLSIRLFLSLINRVKLMPFAIYRLILVAVIAVLYFGFGIGKGI; encoded by the coding sequence ATGACTTTTTTTGAGCTTGTTAAAGCATTAATATTAGGGATTGTAGAAGGACTTACAGAATTCGCGCCGGTTTCTTCAACAGGACATCAGATCTTAGTTGATGATATGTGGTTACAGACGAAGTACGTACTTAATAGCCAGGAATCGGCCAATACATTTAAAATTGTGATTCAGCTCGGCTCAATATTTGCTGCTGCCTGGATATTCAGACATCGATTTCTGGAAGTGCTCCATATAGAAAAAACTAAGACTGAGGGTCCACGTCTTAATTTACTTCATATATTTATCGGGTTAATACCTGCAGGAATTATGGGACTATTGTTCGATGACTTTATTGACAAACATCTCTTCAGTGTCCCTACTGTGCTTATCGGACTTGCTTTAGGTGCGCTGTTGATGATTGCAGCAGACCTATTCAATAAGAAGGTAACACATACAACGACCGTAGATGAAATGACCTATAAGCAAGCACTGATCATCGGGGTTGCACAATGTCTAGCATTATGGCCAGGTTTCTCAAGAAGTGGATCAACGATTTCAGCGGGTGTGCTGCTTAAGATGAACCATAAAGCTGCAAGTGATTTTACATTTATCATGGCAGTTCCTATCATGTTTGCAGCAAGTGCTAAAAGTTTAGCGAGCAATATACAATATATTCATAGCGACCAGATTTTATTTTATATTGTTGGTTTTATCGCTGCATTTATTTTCGGGGTATTATCTATTCGTCTATTCCTGAGTTTAATCAATCGTGTAAAACTTATGCCATTTGCAATATACCGTCTCATTCTTGTCGCTGTTATTGCAGTACTTTATTTTGGATTCGGTATCGGCAAGGGGATCTAA
- a CDS encoding fructose-specific PTS transporter subunit EIIC — MRITDLLTFDTMAMDLQATTKDGVIDELVDTLSAAGILSDKASFKEAIHAREAQSTTGVGEGIAIPHAKNDAVKKPAIAFGKAVDGIDYDSLDGQPARLFFMIAAPAGGAQTHLEALAKLSGILMNEDVRTELLHAKTKEEVIETINLHDEIEKDEEVVLAPTGDEDDDNLVLAVTACPTGIAHTYMAADALKNQAVKMGVPIKVETNGSGGIKNRLTEEEIKKAKGIIVAADVNVETNRFHGKNVVTVPVADGIKRPEELINMALDTSRPAYTAKDDKGTTNSGGERKGFYKHLMSGVSNMLPFVVAGGILMAIAFMFGITSFDPTKSDYHPFAEALWAIGNKSAFALMVPILAGFIAMSIADRPGLAPGMVGGMLAVMGGSGFLGGLIAGFLAGYLVEAIKKMLSGMPQALDGLKPTLLYPLLGVTSTGLIMYYIINPPASWLNKLMADTLNSMDGTNIVLLGLVLGGMMAIDMGGPFNKASYAFGFAAIEAGNYAPITAAMIGGMVPPLAIALSMILFKKKYTKTQRGSIVSNIVMGASFITEGAIPFAAADPLRVIPSMIAGSATAGALAMAFGCRVPAPHGGIFVIGLDKAHWPMFLLALFIGVVVSAVIYGLIKKHPEELEVK, encoded by the coding sequence ATGAGAATCACTGATTTGCTTACATTTGACACGATGGCAATGGATTTACAAGCGACAACGAAAGACGGTGTGATCGATGAGTTAGTCGATACATTATCAGCTGCTGGGATATTATCGGACAAAGCATCATTTAAAGAAGCGATACATGCACGTGAAGCACAGAGTACTACAGGTGTTGGTGAAGGGATTGCAATACCCCACGCGAAAAATGATGCGGTTAAGAAACCAGCCATAGCATTTGGTAAAGCGGTAGATGGCATCGATTACGATTCACTTGATGGGCAACCAGCGCGCTTATTCTTTATGATTGCAGCACCTGCAGGAGGTGCACAGACGCATCTTGAAGCTTTAGCGAAGTTATCAGGGATATTAATGAATGAAGATGTTAGAACTGAATTATTACACGCAAAGACAAAAGAAGAAGTTATTGAAACAATCAACTTACACGATGAAATTGAAAAAGATGAAGAAGTCGTTTTAGCACCTACTGGAGATGAGGATGATGATAATCTCGTGCTAGCTGTTACCGCATGTCCTACAGGAATCGCACATACGTATATGGCAGCAGATGCACTGAAGAATCAAGCTGTTAAGATGGGTGTGCCGATTAAAGTTGAGACAAATGGTTCAGGAGGCATTAAAAACAGATTAACAGAGGAAGAAATTAAAAAAGCAAAAGGTATTATCGTTGCAGCAGATGTGAATGTTGAAACAAATCGTTTCCATGGTAAGAATGTTGTGACAGTACCAGTAGCAGATGGCATTAAGCGTCCTGAAGAGCTGATTAATATGGCTTTAGATACATCAAGACCAGCATATACTGCAAAGGATGATAAAGGCACTACGAATTCAGGTGGAGAGCGTAAAGGATTTTATAAACACTTGATGAGCGGTGTATCTAATATGCTACCTTTCGTTGTTGCAGGTGGTATATTAATGGCCATTGCATTTATGTTTGGGATTACATCGTTCGATCCAACCAAATCAGATTACCATCCGTTTGCAGAAGCATTATGGGCGATTGGGAATAAGTCTGCATTCGCTTTAATGGTTCCGATATTAGCAGGTTTCATCGCAATGAGTATTGCAGACCGTCCTGGATTGGCACCAGGTATGGTTGGTGGTATGTTAGCTGTTATGGGAGGTTCAGGCTTCCTTGGTGGACTGATTGCCGGATTCTTAGCAGGTTATTTAGTAGAAGCGATTAAGAAAATGTTAAGTGGTATGCCACAAGCATTAGATGGATTAAAACCGACGCTATTATATCCACTGCTTGGTGTAACAAGCACGGGATTAATTATGTACTACATTATCAACCCACCAGCGAGCTGGTTAAATAAATTAATGGCAGATACCTTAAATAGTATGGATGGAACAAATATCGTATTGCTGGGCTTAGTATTAGGTGGTATGATGGCCATTGATATGGGTGGACCGTTCAATAAGGCATCATACGCATTTGGGTTTGCAGCAATTGAAGCGGGGAACTATGCACCGATTACTGCTGCGATGATAGGTGGAATGGTTCCACCATTAGCAATAGCGCTATCAATGATTTTATTTAAGAAAAAGTATACAAAGACACAACGTGGATCAATCGTTTCAAATATCGTAATGGGAGCATCATTTATTACTGAAGGTGCAATTCCGTTTGCAGCAGCAGACCCATTACGTGTCATCCCATCAATGATTGCAGGAAGTGCAACAGCTGGAGCACTTGCAATGGCCTTCGGTTGCCGTGTCCCAGCACCACATGGTGGTATATTCGTAATTGGACTTGATAAAGCACACTGGCCAATGTTCTTACTTGCATTATTCATTGGTGTTGTCGTATCAGCAGTCATTTACGGTTTGATTAAGAAACACCCAGAAGAACTAGAAGTGAAATAA